A stretch of the Comamonas testosteroni TK102 genome encodes the following:
- a CDS encoding MmgE/PrpD family protein, with the protein MSSTTFSALQTLVQHARSMSFASIPKEVLSQARLCILDTVGCILAGSRTEEAQLILGCEPSTSRDTLPIFGTSQCRGLHEAMRINAYLGDVLELNDLFGGHASIGIVPAALSLGQHLGASGTKVLEAVVRGIETTCRVYDSVYPSLRRYTEMGMVPVGFPSTIGAAVSAAHLLDLDEEQTVNALAIAGGLAGWCPAEVIFGSGGSFKPMLFGAQPADIGVKAAYYAQAGMTGPINLLDSKVGYFASASTQGSFNASSWEERWALTQPRRKLHACCGYLHAPVDALSELRQQLGSDALQAGQIELRVAPYVADVVSKERNPASPNDARFHLQYCLALVASGADVILPDHSIQLEKYLQRTDVVSAMQRIRVIPDENLSHYHHCQVSVTESGGQTTLLQVTAPRGSPQKPLSDEDVQRKFLLLAEPVLEKEHAQRFISEALTVDRMENVSQLTQMLAA; encoded by the coding sequence TCCTTCGCCAGCATCCCTAAAGAGGTGCTCAGCCAAGCACGGTTATGCATTCTAGATACAGTGGGCTGCATCCTTGCTGGCTCCCGTACAGAGGAGGCGCAGTTGATACTTGGCTGTGAGCCGAGCACTTCTCGGGATACGCTTCCGATCTTCGGCACCTCGCAGTGTCGAGGTTTGCACGAAGCGATGCGTATCAACGCTTACCTCGGCGATGTACTTGAACTTAACGATCTTTTTGGCGGACATGCCAGTATTGGCATCGTTCCTGCCGCACTATCGTTAGGCCAGCATCTGGGAGCTTCCGGCACTAAAGTGCTAGAGGCAGTCGTGCGTGGTATCGAGACCACCTGTCGTGTCTATGACTCTGTCTATCCCTCGCTCCGTCGCTATACCGAAATGGGTATGGTTCCTGTCGGATTTCCTTCGACGATCGGTGCGGCGGTCTCGGCCGCACATCTGCTGGATTTGGATGAAGAGCAAACAGTTAATGCACTAGCAATTGCTGGAGGGTTAGCCGGCTGGTGCCCCGCAGAAGTGATCTTCGGCAGTGGCGGATCTTTCAAGCCCATGCTTTTCGGCGCCCAACCCGCTGACATTGGCGTCAAGGCTGCCTACTACGCCCAAGCAGGCATGACTGGCCCCATTAACTTGCTTGACAGCAAGGTGGGCTATTTCGCCTCGGCCTCCACACAAGGCAGTTTCAACGCATCTTCGTGGGAAGAGCGTTGGGCATTGACGCAGCCTCGCCGCAAGCTTCACGCCTGCTGCGGCTACCTCCATGCTCCAGTAGATGCTCTCAGCGAGCTGCGCCAACAATTAGGTTCCGATGCGTTACAAGCTGGGCAGATTGAACTGCGCGTGGCTCCTTATGTTGCGGACGTTGTGAGCAAAGAGCGCAATCCTGCGTCTCCCAATGACGCTAGGTTTCACCTCCAGTATTGCCTTGCCTTGGTGGCTAGCGGTGCAGATGTCATCCTTCCAGACCATAGCATCCAGCTGGAAAAGTATCTGCAACGCACAGACGTGGTCAGTGCAATGCAGCGAATCCGCGTGATCCCCGATGAAAACCTTAGCCACTACCACCACTGTCAAGTATCCGTCACAGAAAGCGGTGGCCAAACAACTCTGCTGCAGGTGACTGCACCGCGCGGTTCCCCTCAAAAGCCTCTCTCTGACGAAGACGTTCAAAGGAAGTTTCTTCTATTGGCGGAACCCGTGCTTGAAAAGGAACATGCACAGCGCTTTATCTCTGAAGCTCTGACCGTCGACCGCATGGAAAACGTCAGCCAACTAACCCAAATGCTGGCCGCGTAG